In Chlorocebus sabaeus isolate Y175 chromosome 2, mChlSab1.0.hap1, whole genome shotgun sequence, the genomic stretch GAAAAAATCTGTGATTCGAAAACATCTATGACCACTCTCAGGGGTGGTAAGTTTGGGGATTGCAACTAACTAAACACTGGCAGATGGGTTCCATGGTTAAAAGGCTTAAAAACTCATCTATTCTACCTATACTTCAGAATTAAAGGCAAATCTGTTCATCACCCTTTCACGCCTCCATCATGTAATGACCAACAGTGCTCAGGTGGCTCCTAGTCCTTCCCCATCCCCCAGGGGTTATCAAAGCTTCTTTGCTGTCAGTTCATCCCACGTCACCAacctttgcatttgcttttactGTATCCTCACTATTCCCTATAAACTCTGCTCTGGCAGTCCGTGCAGAGATCTGTGATCCCACAGGGCTTGTTTTTAAAGGATTCTTGCCTACTAATCAGCCCATAAGCAAAACAACACACCACGTGTACAGAGGTTTGAATTCTGTTCCCAGGACCCCTCTTTAGTGATAACCTCAGCAAGGTCTGTTCTCTGGCCGTTTTCACTGTTGCCAAGTCAACAGTTGCCCTACACCCCCTCTAAAGACTATAGTTAGAGGGCAAAATGAGAATACAATGCATATGAAAGCAAATCTGGAAAACACATACCATACTAGATTTAGTTGtagcttttttttgagaccaagtttcacttgtcacccaggctggaatgcaatggtgtgaactcagcttactgcaacctctacctcctgggttcaagcaattctgcctcagcctcctgagtagctgggattacagatgcccaccactaagctgagctaatttctatatttttattagcGATGGGGTctcaccttggccaggctggtctcaaactcctgaccccaggtgatctacccacctcagcctcccaaagtgctgggattacaggtgtgagccatcatgcccggcctactCTATACTTTTTTTAACCTCATACGAAGAGCtaagaaatatgtatttgctTTGATTCAAAGGATATTggattgtttttcctttaaaccAAGTCAAGCAACTTCAAAGGACATAGCAAGTATTAAAGCAGTTATGTCTCATGTATCAGCCAACAATGAACCACATCATGGTCCCGTATTATATAATACTGTACCTTCTCTTTAGATTCACAAGTAGTTACCATTCTATTACAACTCCTTATCCACATAAcaacatgctgtacaggtctgTTGCCTAGCAGTAATAGGTTAAACCATACAGCCTACATATGTAATAGGCTATGCCACTGAGGTTTGTGTAAGCACTTTGATGTTCACACACAAAAACTGCCTAACCATGTGTTTCTTAGACTGTATCCAGTCTGTAGTGACCCGTGactgtattaaaacaaaaattaaaaatttcacttaaaaataaaaccaaaaagtaaGATCaattatggaatttttttttttttttgagatagggtctcactctgttgcccaggctggagtgcagtggtgcaatctggacgcactgcaacctccacctcacagattcaagcgattctcctggctcagcctcctgagtagctgggattacaggaaccggccaccacacccaactgatttttttgtatttttagtagggacagggtttcaccatgttggccaggctcaaatgtggaaatttcataaataaaatgtaaaccagAATTTAATccatgtgctccaaaatattttcataattgagATTTTATTGGTTGAGGATCAGTACAGACATTTCAATTTGTACACAATTCTTAACATATGTAACGAAATTCTAAAAAGCCATgtattgtaattcttttttaaagttattccaGTGACTTTCCAGCttaaaatttggaagcaaatttTCCTTAAGAGGCTATCAAGTACCAATATCTTCACATGTTGGTCAGCTGTTACATATCGCCCACCAGTTCACACTGAATAGCATGTACACTACATATTCAAATCTGTAATCTTTCACAGCACAGTAACAAAGTTATTaggaaaacagaactaccacaACCAAAGATGTTACAGAGTGCACACAATTCTGACAGGGAGCGCCATGATCAAGGAGTGGTTTTCTTTAGGAAAcaattctactaaaaaacaagagaatagaagtaaaataaaatgttcaagacATTAAATGCAGGACTGACTCCATATTGCCATTTAATATGCTCTGTATTATAGGATATAAAAACTAACCCCCCATCTATGGAATGTTAAGCTGGCACCCGAGACAGTCAAAGCCTCCCGTAATTCAATATCCCACACTATTTTCTGGTtgtaccaaaaaataaacaaccagcAAATGAtttcacctcttaaaaaaaagcatttacacttaaaaaatggGATGAGGTGGGATTCCCtccttcttaaaaatgtttctagagcTACTAAAAAACTTGCATTTACAAAATAGTTGATAAAAATATTCCTCTGGATTGTACAAGAAGGGAGACAGGGACCACTGGTAAGACATGGTATATGGTATTAATCAGACttggcttctttctctcctgcttcatCAGAGGCTGGACtctgcaaaagaaaggaaattgagaTCTTTAGCACTTAACACgttgtcattttatttatatgcaaCTATCAGGTCTTCATAAAAGTCAATAATCTTTATTTGTAAAGTCACCTACTCTTGTTAAAAAACTTTTGTaaccacccccccaccccaaatcaatacttGCGGCACTTCCATGGTCACGTGCATATGCAGAGCAGCAAAAAAATGTGAGTTGCACCACATGTACATTCCAAGCTGAGGTCACTCtgtcttcttgtttcagctctgaTGCCGTAAACAACTGTTTTTCTGGTCTACTTAATGCCACATATTTTACTCTTTGTGCTTTTTACTgatgattttgctgtttaaaatggcccctAAGCATCTTGTCCAAGTGCTATCTAATGTTGCTAAATTCAAGGCTGTGATGTGCCACACAGAGAACGTATGTGTTGGACAGCTTTGTTCAGGCACGAATTACAGTGCTACTGGTAGTGAGTTCCATGTGAATTTAACATACATCAATTAAGGCATGTCTGAACAGAAATACACATGTAACAAAGTCACGTATTTatcagttgatgaaaatgttgtgatCAGAGGTATGCAGGAACCCAATCCTGTATTCTCCCTACGTGAAACAGTTTCATACTTGTGGCAGCCTtatattaatagaacacagcTATAAACAGGAGAGAACCAACTGTAATTTGATAATATGTACTGGAAGGTCaagttcttcctttaaaatcagaACTAGATTAGCAATGTGATCATCTTATCACACAATATTTGATGTATGGTTAGAATTAAGAAGTACAggtcaggagcggtggctcacgcctgtaatggcagtactttgggaggccgaggtgggcggatcacctgaggacaggagtttgaaatcagcctggctaacatggtgaaaccccgtttctactaaaaatacaaaaaattagttgggcgtaggggtgtatgcctgtaatcccagctatttgggaggctgaggcaggagaatcacttgaacccaggaggcggaggttgcagtgagccgttccagcactgcactccagcttgggcaacaagagcgaaactccatctcaaaaaagaaaaaaataaataaaataaaataaagggaattaagaaatacaagttaaaaaaataaaactgggattgtaaatttatttcttaatttaggAATAAGTTTATAACTTAAGAATTTGATAAATATCAAATTTAATATCAAAGAATTTGATATTTATCAAATTCTTAAGTGGTAtcaaatttaaatatcaaaatttaaaactcaatatACTAAATTACTTATCTTTTCTAGCTTAGTTAAtataacaaacataaaataaagaggCCTGGCTTAACTGAACCTTgcagttattttttaagaaacagcttCCAGGCTAGAGGAGTACAGTGGTGTTCGCAACAAATCAATCAAAACctgttacagatttctttgttccttctctacTCCCACTGCTTGGTTGGTAAGAAAAAACATCTTTTCCTcatagcttaaaacaataaagattcagcctgggtaacagacactgtctctaaaaataaagattaatgaCACTAGTCTTTTTACTTGCTTTATGTATGTTATTATTTAGAcctttaagaaaaatacaaacaaaaacattttcattagaaATGAAAGTGGGAAAAATATGCCAGGAAAAATGCAAGGGTAATAAACTTtcgaaaatatatttaaaagcaacatccagaatataaaaacaaaacaaagattaaattatatttgaaattgaGCATATTAAAATTTGCTCTTAAGCCATTTACGTATTTATTTTCCAATAGGATAAATCATAAACCATTTGTCCATTCATTTTGGGATACTGTACAAAACTTTGTTCAATATTATAATGAATACTGTTATCTGCTACAAAAAACGTACAATGTAGTATCTACTGTTCAGagtgaaaacacacacacgctTCTGACCTCCTCAGTTTTCGTTTCCCCGTTTTCTGCAGGTAAATCTTCTTTAGTTTCTTGGTTAGCCACTTCGGCCTGTTTTCCCTTTGCTCCCCTCTTCCCTTTTGTTTGCACTTTTTTGTCTGAAGATTTATCCTATGatagaataagaatatattttaactaCAAACTTTACCCcttatttacattgtttttaattttccccCTTCATGTCAGACAACTAATGTAAACAATGGTGCTGACTTCATAGCAAGGTTTGAGAGGGACATCTCACACATTAGTGTGAAAACCCAATTTTCAAGCTTATGAAAGGATCTCATTTTGTATAGACTATATCCATAATAGCTGTCACATTAATGTCTATCACACATCAGCTGATATACCTATTATATGAGACAACTTAGGGTTCACCCCAGTAATCAGGAAAACAGCGCATGCTAAGGAGATTTTAATAGTACTTGCATGTCAAGCCTCATTAGACATATGACAAATCCTAAAGCCCAAGCTATACTTCAGCACTGTTGCCATCATCTACTATTCTCTGCAGTTCCACATGACAAGACAAATGAAGTCGAATACCAGAGGAGTCTCATCAACTGTATTCCCACCCATCCCCAAATTTGTTGTGAACTTGAACAACACTGTCCTCACAAGACCTTAACCCTCACATTAAGACCATTCACCTGAAAAAAACCACCATGCCGTAGGGTCAGGTTGACCATCCTGCTACAGTTACTCCCTTGAGATCATAAAATGAGGAACTAAAAGGATCAATTTTGAATTTATCATTTTCATATAGGTGTTTGAAGAATCTGAAAAGTACAGGtatttaaaatgaccatactaacTTGACACATTAAGTTCAAAATTTAAGCCAtgttaaagaaacataaaaatacttcTGGATACCATCCATCAATACTGAGAAGAAAGCTTAACATTTATTTCTCGTCAGTAAGTATGCAACAGCAGCTAAATTAGTTTAGCCCCCAGTGGGTGGTATAGAAGACCTATAAGGATACTGACCAATTACTTGAGTTAAAGGGCCATAAAGACAAGCAAGTAGAGCTCACAACTTCAATGCTAACGTGGGTGGAAAAAtcactgcacggtgttctgtatTAACAGCAGGATTCCACAGACAAAAATCACTGCAGGGTGTTCTGTACTAACAGTAGGATTCCAGACAGCATGATGACTTTTAATACTTCAACATCCTTCGAATAACAAGTGTATCTGAGACAAAACTGCTACTACACACATTGCTATCACGAAGTTTCACGATCACTTCTGTACTGATTTCTAAagatttttcattaatttcataATCATTccaatacaaaaaatacaaaactgggaAACAGTTAAAATAGTATACACAGTAATACCCTGAATTTGAAATATACCAGCTGTAACCATTATCAGCTGATaagctaaataaaacaaaaataccaccTGTAACCATTATCAGCTGATaagctaaataaaacaaaatcaatcaAGTTTCTTGAATGTTTGGACCTTCAAAACATTTAGTTCTAGGGAAATGACACACTGTGACAGATACGCCTTGAAAACATGTCTACTATGTAGTATGAAAATCAATACACCAAGTGCTTACCCTCTGTTTAAAGTCTGATCAACTATGAAGTCAAAGGTGTATTACAGAAACTAGatgtaaaaatgaacaaatcccTTCTGCCCTTTTTCCTTGGGGAAGGCTGACCTCATAGGCTCGTTCCTCAACAAACACTGACACGAAGACTTACCTGTTAGCCTCTCAATTACATCTGATGTCCCAAACCCACTGAGAGTCCAACTTGGaactgttttcattaaaaaatttattttacagtaGATCTCAAGGTggacaaagataaataagaaaaatgtaaagaggGAAACAGGCAGATATTTCAGccaattagtttaaaaaaaaccccaacaacccagaatcaaaaaagtaataatataccGCTCACACCAACATTTTAAACAaggtcagctaattttttaggcCTTCATCAAGTTTCCGTGCTTTTCTAACTGTATACAGAGAATTACCACATTGTCTTCTGGTAATGAGATTGTAACTTGAAAAATACTATTCTCATACCTTCCttgaagctttatttttaaaaggatcacAAAAACAGAACTTTCTGTTAAAGAAAACATAGTTAAGATTTTTTACACTCAGCTCTgtacaaaatttaaattaaataagaaaaaacatcTTTGTTTTATACCTTTATTTAACAAGGACAAATTTAGTAATTATCCAAGAACTCCTCAATGTCAAGGAAATTAATCTTGCCTCTTCTGATGACTGTGCAGAGCTACACTTCTACCTACACTTTTAGGAAAGAGGTGAAGGcattaacaaaaaaattttttgagacttcaAATAGCAAACTTTCACCTAAGTTTAGGATAGAAATTAATCACCCCGTGAAGAACACGTAGAGCTTTACAGATGGTGGTTTCAACGCTAGCTCCAAACACAAAGTTCATACACGTTTTACACATGTTCTGCTTTTCCACTCTGAAAGTTATCAAACACAAGTATATCCAAAGCTAACTTCATTCTACAGACCTGCAATTCGAATCATGCAATCACGAATTTATTAGGGAGCAGCCAAAATCACGGTTTTGTATAACTGCTAATAAAACACTTTTAGAGTAGTAGCGGTTATTTTCTCAGAGATCACAACTTCtgacctccccactcccaccccgtAAAAGGGTTAAGGTTTCCCCAAGTTGGCTTGGAAACTGTATATATAAAAACTTACACGTTCCCTGCCTCAGTCCTAACTTGGCTCTTTCATACTCAAAAAAGGAAGTACAAGCACGCAATTAAAGGCCAACCACCAGCCACAATGTACGCAACGCAAAGAATAAATTTCCTTTGTAGACTTGctaatatttaatactttttatcGTCCTAAGTCTCCTAACATCTGCAGCAGCATTAGTGTGATATAGTCCTATAAACCAGGACCAATATATCCATTACATTTTACCCCGACCAGAAGAAAAGTTCTTTACCgtagttattaaaatataaagaaagctcAAATAGTTAATCAAAATGAAAAGTCCCGCATTAAGGAGCAGTGTAGCCTAAGGCCCCGCTGCACCCCAATGCGCGTTTCGAAGCCTACCTTCGCTGCTGCCTTTTTCGGCTTCGCTTCCACTTTGGCAGGAGGTTTCTGAAAGGCAAAAGTAGCACTGAACGTCCTCACCCGGGACGACCCGCGAAAAACAAACGGTTACGGGGCTGGCTTTACTTACAGCTGACAACCGCGCCGATCTCCTCTTGGgcttggagaaagaaaaaggagagtcagcgagaaaggcaggcaggccagCGGCTCACGGGAAACCCACCACCCCCCGCAGAAGGCCCCGAACTCACCTCTTCCTTGGCGACCCCTTCGGCGGAGCTGACCTGCGGGGACAAGGAGACGGGCGAATGCAGGCGGGCCGCAGTCCCAGGACCCGCGCGCCCGCACGGCCCCGAGAACAATGCCCGGCCGCGTGACGTCACGGCTTCCCGCCGCCCCGTTCGAATCGCCCCCTTGGCACCCCCGGCCGCCGAATGTTCCAGAACAGCCGCCCCCGCGGCCGCCGAGCGCCCGCCTGCCCGCCCGCCGGTCTCCAAGCGCCTCCCGGGCCCGTCGCCACCGTGAGTGCAGCGGGGCCTGGGCCTCGCGGTGCCCGGCAGACGGCGGCTCCAGGGGGCGTGTGCGGGCCGCGGCCACCGCTCACCTTCCTCTTGGGCATCCTGGCGGCTGGGAAGGCGCGTGCCGGGTGCCTGCGGGCCGCGGCGCGCCGAGAGCCTTCGCGAAACTGGGCTGCCTGGCCGCTGCCACTCCTCCCGCCGCCCGAGCTGCTGAGACCCACAGCGGGGGCGGTGGGAGAACCGGATGGAACCGGATTGGGAGcccgcctcctcctccccccGCGTCCCCTGCCGCGGGCTCCCCCTCCCCGCCGGCCGGGCCGCCCCCCGCCGCCCGCCCCCGCCCATTGGCTGTGGGGCTCAGCCCGCGCCCGGAATAGGTGAGGCAGGCCGTCACTCGACCTTGCGCCCCGCCCCCTCCCGGGCGCCCCCCACCCCTTCCCGCCGTCTCGCGGGGCCCCAGGCCCAGGCGAAGGGGGCGGGGCCCCAGTGGCGCTCCGACCTCACGGTAGTTTGTTTGAAGCCGAGCTGCGAAGTGCGGTCTGCGCGCTGATTGGCGGGAGCATGCCACGTGACCGCGGGTCCCCACCCACAATCCTTCTGGATACCTGGGCGCCTTCAGGCCACTGGCATCTGGCCCCTGCCTTCTGGGGTGAATTGGGTTCGAACATTTATAGTTGGTATCTTAGACTGGGAAGGGAGAAGGACAAGGGATACAGGAACTAGCAaattcctcccgcctcagtcgGCAAGAAAGGCTATTCAGGGGCTCCAGCTTCGCAGGCCTGCGTGAAACGGGCCCTGGTGCGCAGGCGTTGGAGGAGGGCGTGGGAAGGAGAGCCGACGAGAGCTCGGCGTGGGCCAGTGCGCAGGCGCGGGACGCGTGCTGCGCTTTCACTGGCCCAGGTCCACACCTGGGGCTCCGATGCGAAGTTACGGCAGGCGGCCTTTCTGtgtaacttccttccttccttttatttaagacagggtctcgttgTGTCGTCCAGgccgtagtgcagtggtgcaatcacggttcactgcagcctcgacctcttcggctccagcgatcctcccaccccagcctgccaagtagctgggaccacagtgcaccactatgcccggctaacttttgtgttttttgtagaggcggggtttcactatgttgctcagtctggtctccaactcctgggctcaagcaaccctcccgccttggcctcccaaagtcctgggaatcTAAGCTGTGGAACTTTCTTCAGATTTCCCTGAGGACTGCAGGTGCACGACGGTCGTTTCTGGGCTCAGAGTAGGGCAACTCTCAGATTGCAGCTCCTGCGAACCGTTCGCGACCGTCTCCAGCACTCGCGGACCCCCAGaggaatgttttattttctccatagcattGATGGAATATATATCCTTATACGTTCCATGTATATCTCAGCAAGAATACGCAAGGAAGTGGTACCAGCGGTTGCCTCTAGGGAGAACTGGGGAGATTGAGGGTAAAATTTCCCTTTCTCGTGTGTAGtgttttttttcactttcctgCCTGCATGGATTaccttaaaaaaattcaacatcaggGAGTACCCAAGTTTGTGGCACAAGCATGCACTGAGCACTTGCCTTGTGGCAGGCACCGTGAAGTCCCTGGGGTAGAGAGAATCCAGGTTTGTATCCCAAGCACTGGGTCTAGTAATTTAGTGGGGAGAGAAAGTACTCAATTGGCCTAGTAAAGAAAGGGGAAGCCATCGGCATGGGTTGGTCAGCATATTTCAAGGCATGCTGACTTACTAAAGTGTGGCAGCCCACCTAGACCTTTAAAGTGTCAGGGATGGAGATATGAAAAATGGACGTAAAGATCAGGggaaagaggtagaaaaaaaagaagagcagcCGGTCGTGAAGTTCGATCACTATCCAAAGATCGAGGGATACTGCAAGGTCTTAAGCAAGGGAACGCTATGCTTTTGGACTTACCTTATAAAGATCCTTCTCCCATAAGAACCGAAGATGCGCTAGGTCAGAGGTGACAAATGATGGTCCACAGATGTTTTCTTTGGCCTAGTTTTTTTAGGTTgccaacacaaacaaatggagcaGCCAGAACTCAAATGAAAAACTATTTGgcagtatccttttttttttttttttttttttttttttaaagaaacaaggtttcactctgttgcccaggctggagtgcagtgctctTCACAGGTGTGATTCCACTACTCATCAGCgtgggagttttgacctgctccgtTTCTGACCTGGGCCGGTTCACCCCTTCATAGGTAAACTTGCGGGTCTTTTGCTCCCTGAAAGGTCACCATCGTGGTGCTAATCACAGTGTAAACACCTGATCAGCACAACCCACTGTAGCCCAGaactggattcaagcaatcctcctgcctcaggttcccaagtagttgggactacaggcgtgtgccaccatctCCAGCTGGCGGTAGGTTTTAAACCTAAACAGATACTTACTTTCAGGACTCAGTCATTCCACTGCTGGAAAGGTACACAACAAAAATGCTTATATATTTTCACCAGAAGACATGAAATAGAATATTTATAGCAGAACAATTTGTTATAAGCCCAAACAGCAATCTAAATGCCAATCAACaaaagaatagatgaataaatggaaGACCGTCAGCAATGAAAATGACCCATATGCTACTACATACAACAATGTGGATTAATTTCACTAGCATAATGTTGAGAGAAAGATACCAAATCCAAAAGTGTGTACACTGTGTGATTTTATTCATATAATGTACAAAAGCAGGCAAAACGAATCCAGTGTGTTGGAAGACAGGATAGTGCTTCCTGGTTGGGGTTGAGGTGGGGAACTAGCGACTGGAGGAGAGAGCAATGGAAAAATTTGGGGGGCTGGCTATTCATGCTCGGTTTCTTGGTCTGGATGTTGGTTGTACTATGTTCACTTCATGAATACTAATTGAGCTGTTCACTTATGTTTACGTTTCTGGGtatatataagtttttttttttttttttttttgacagagtttggctgctttacccaggctggagtgcagtggccagatctcagctcactgcaagctccgcctcccaggttcacaccattctcctgcctcagcctccgaagtagctgggactacaggcacctgccaccacacccggctaatttttggtatttttagtagagatggggtttcaccgtgttagccaggatggtctcaatctcctgacctcgtgatccacctgccttggcctcccaaagtgatgggattacagggaaGCCATCGCGTCCGACctataataaagtattttttcaatATGTCAGAGTCAGAAATTTTCACTTACAAATTTAGCTCTTCCACTTCTCTTGTCATCCTTTGTGCATACGTTCCACAGACTGCACTTGACCTTGTATCTTGTAA encodes the following:
- the HMGN1 gene encoding non-histone chromosomal protein HMG-14, which encodes MPKRKVSSAEGVAKEEPKRRSARLSAKPPAKVEAKPKKAAAKDKSSDKKVQTKGKRGAKGKQAEVANQETKEDLPAENGETKTEESPASDEAGEKEAKSD